DNA from Algisphaera agarilytica:
GATGCGAGCTTCGACTACATCCAGCTGCCCCTGCCGTGGAAGCAGCTGTCCCCGGAAGAAAACGAATACCGCTGGGACGAGATGGACGCGTGGGCGGCGTGGGCCTCGCAGCAGGGCAAGCCGGTGATCGCGGGGCCCGTGGTGAGCTTCGAGCCGTCGTGCCTGCCCGATTGGCTCTACATCTGGGAACACGACTACGACACCGTCCGCGACCTGATCTACGAACACATCGAACGTGTCGTCACCCGCTACAAGCACGTGGTCTCGGCCTGGAACATCGTGTCGGGCTTGCACGTCAACAGCCACTTCACGTTCAACTTCGAACAGCTCATGGACCTGACACGCATGTCCACGATGCTGGTAAAGAAGATACACCCGCAAGCGTCGGTCATCGTCGAGCTGCGTCAACCCTTCGGCGAGTATTACGCGCAGAACCCGCGCTCGATCCCGCCGATGATGTACGTGGACCTGTTGATCCAGTCGTCGATTCAGTTCGACGCCTTCGGCCTGCGTTACCCCATGGGGCAGGCAGTGGATGGGCAGTACACCCGCGACCTGATGCAGATCAGCTCGATGCTCGATCAGTTTGCGGGCTTCGGCAAACAGGTGTTTCTGACCGTCGCGGCTCCAAGCGAGCCGGTGACCGAACTGATGATCGCTTCGACCAAGAGCGAAGAGCCGGTGGACCCCAACAGCGGGTACTGGCGTCGCCCGTGGTCGCCCGTGGTTCAGGGGCATTGGCTGGAGGCCGTGCTACAGATCGCGATGAGCAAGCCCTACATCGAAGGCGTTTGCTGGCAGGACCTGGTGGACCACGCGAACATCGAGCTCCCGCTCAGCGCCTTGGTCAATGACGATCAGCAGCCCAAGGTTGCGTTCAAGCGCCTCGTGAATTTCCGCCGCAACCTTGGCCTCCCCACGCACCACGCCGAACCCACATCTCCGCAACCCGATTCGGTCTGACTCATGACCACCAACCTGCGTTCCGGGATTCCACGCACGCCGCACCGGCATTCGGTGGGCCTGGCGATCGTGTTGTTGTTCGGCATGTGGGGTGGGGTGACCGGCTGGCGACTATTTCACCTGCCTAGCGCAGGACCTCACGTTGCGCGGGGCCCCGGCTTTCGGATTGATATCAATCGCGCGGATACAGCCACGCTGCAGCTCTTGCCCGGGGTGGGGCCGAGCCTGGCCGAGAACGTGATCGAATACCGCGAGACGGTCGGCCCGTTTCAGGATGCGGCGGATTTGGAGCAAGTCCAGATGATCGGGCCGGTCCTGCGTCAGCGGATCGAGCCTTGGGTCACCGTTGAACAGTCCCCGCAACGCAGATCGATGAACCCGTAGCGCGATTCTGGAATGTTAAGACGCGTTGGGCATCCGGCGACGCGGACGAAGCCCCGCGTTGACCGCACCGGGGACCGGCTGGAAAGGTGCCTGGGTGGTCTGGCTCTGTTCCACGTCCGCCAGATCGATCTGTTGACGGCTGCGGGTCCGGTTCAGCGCAAAGCCCGGGGCGGCGGGTTCGGCTTCGGGCTCCTCGGCGGGGCAGTGCAGTTGGAGTTGCCCTTTGTACACGACCCCTTGCGCCGTCAGGAGGTGGCCGGTGTGGAGCGCCCCTTCGATGACGGAGCCGACCAGCAGTTCGGTGGTGTTTTGCACCGACACTTTGCCGCCGACGCGTCCCGCGCTGCGGAGTGATTCCGCGTGCAGGTCGCCGAGGATGATGGCGTCTGGGGTGAGCTCGATGTGAGCCGATGAGTGGACGCTGCCGGTGACTTTCCCGGCGATGACCGCGTCCTGGTCGAGGCGTAGATCGCCCTGGACCTGGGCGGCTGCTCCCAGGGCGGTAGCAATTGGTGAACTGGACATGTCGTGATCTCGATTTTTCAAACTACTGATTTACCCCCCGCCCTTCACCCCGTTACGTATTCAAGGGGCGATGACGGCTGACAAAGATCATCGGCCAAAGCTCAGAATTTCATGACTATCGGACATTGGTCGCCAGCGGGTGGTTTCCGCGCCGTGGTTGAGCGATCGCATGATGCAAACAGCAGGGGATTTCCGCAGCACCCAGGGGCGGTGGGGGACGCCGATGCCGCGCGGGCCGTCGGGAATGGGGCGTTGACGCCGTCATTCTGGACTCAGGCTATCCCTGATTTGTTTAACGCGAATATTCAAAGGCATTTATACGGAATGCGGTTCCTCAAGCCCGCAGCCTCGCTCCGTCGATAACAAATGTGGAAGGGAACTTACGGAAAGAGAGACGGTTTTGCCATGGGACAGATTACCTCAAGCACCGGCCTGATCAGTGGGCTGGACACCGAGAGCATCATCAATCAGCTGATCGCGATTGAGTCGCGGCCGAAGACGCAGATCGAGCAGCGCAACAGCGTGCTCACCGCGCAGCAGACCGCTTATCAGACCGTGAACGCTCAGCTGCTGTCGCTGCGTAACGCCGCGTCGCGGATCGTCTCGGATGATGTTTACGACGCGACCCAGTCTTCCAGCAGCAATGAAGCCGTGGCCACGGTGTCGTCGAGTGTGGGCGCCGCGGTGGGCAACTACTCGCTGACCGTGAGGCAACTCGTCGGCAGCCAGCAAACGATCTCGCGTGGCTTCGCGGACAACGACGCGACGTTCATCGCCCCCGAGGGCGGGGTGCTGACGTTTAACCGGGGCGAGGCACGCCTGGACCGCGAGACCAGCCTGGCTGAGCTCAACGGCGGGGCGGGGATCGAACGCGGCTTCGTCCGCATCACCGACCGCTCGGGCAGCACGGCCGTGGTCGACCTGACCTCGGTCGTCACCGTGAACGACGTGGTCGACGAACTCAACCGCGCCACCGGCGTGAACATCCTCGCGGAGATCGACGGCGACTCGCTCAAGATCACCGACGCCTCCGGACAGGCCGCCAACGACCTGATCATCCAGGACGTCGGCTCGGGCGCAACCGCCACCAGCCTCGGGTTGGTCGGCAGCTCGAACACCGGCGAACTCACCGGCACCGCGATCAACACCGTCGGCAAAGACACCTACGTCTCCAGCCTCAACGACGGCAACGGCATCCGCAGCGTCTCCGGCGTCGACGACCTGAACATCACCACCAACGGCGGCGGCAGCTTCGATATCAACCTCTCCAACGCGTTGACCCTCGAAGACGTAATCGACACCATCGAGACCGCCACGGGCGGCGACGTTACCGCTACGTTCAACACGGACGGCACCGGCCTCACTCTGACCGACAACACTGGCAACGGCCCGGGCTTCGCGGTGACCGGCCTCAACGATTCCAAAGCGGCGCTGGACCTGGGCATCCTGGGTAGCGACGACAACAGCGACGGCGATATCGTCGGCAACCGGGTGATCTCGTCGATCAACTCCAAGCTGCTCGGGGCGCTGCGGGGCGGCCGAGGCTTGCTGGCCTTCGGCGGCGACCCGTTCGCGCCGCTGGACACCACGACCAACCTCGCCGACCTGTTTCAGGGCACCGGCGTCACGACCGTCGCGGGCAACGACATCGACATCACCCTCCGTGATGATGCGGACACCACCTTCGGGATCGACCTCGACGGCCTGACCACCGTGCAGGACTTCATCGACGCCGTGGACACCGCCACTTCCGGCAACGCCACCGTCACCATCGACGGCCAGTCCCTGGTCATCACCGACAACACCGGCGGCTCGGGCAACTTCATCGTGGCCAACGCGGGGAACTCGTCCGCCGTATCGGAGTTGGGCCTCGGGGTGAACGCCGGGGTGACCTCGGTCAGCAGCCGCGACCTCGACCCCGCGGGCGTCTCGGGCACCGGCGCGGTGATCGATATCACCAACAGCGCGGGCTCGCTGACGAGCGTGGACCTGTCCGGGGCGCAGTCGATCGACGACATCCTCGACATCATCAACGCCGCGGGCGCGGGCGTCCGGGCCGAGCTCAACAACGCGGGCACCGGGTTCAAGCTGACCGACACCGCCGGGGGGTTGGGCGACCTCACGATCGCCGACGGCACGGGCGGCGTCCTCGCGACGCAGCTCGGCTTGACCGGCGTTTACGAGGACGGCGAAGTCGACGCCGGGCCGTTGGGCTTCCAATACGTCAACGAAGGTTCGCGTTTGGACAACCTGGGCATCACCCGTGGCCGGTTCACGATCCGCGACTCGGATGGACGGACCGCGACCGTCGACCTGACCCAAGGCAACGAGCAGACCATCGGCGACGTCATCACCGAAATCAACTCCCGTGGCCTGGCCATCGTGGCTCGCGTCAACGACAGCGGCGACGGCCTGATCCTCGAAGACACCGGCAGCGGGGCGGTGGGCATCAGCATCGCCGAAGACGGCTCGACCACCGCGGCCGACCTCGGCATCCTCGGCGAGTACGCCGCCGGGGCGAACATCGACGGCAGCTTCCGCCAGACGATCACCGTCGACTCCACCGACACGCTCCAGAGCCTGGCTCTGAAAATCACCAACGCCAAGATCGGCGTCAGCGCGACCGTCATCAACGACGGCTCCCCGGGCGCTCCGTACCGCCTGAGTTTGTCGTCCGACAAAGCGGGCACCGGCGGCGCCTTCACGCTCGACGACGGCGGCCTGGGACTCGACGTGAACAACGTAGCCAGTGCCCAGGACGCCGTGGTGTTTTACGGCGGCGACGACCCCGCCAGCGCTCTGGTGGTGACCTCCCGCAGCAACACCGTCGACAACCTCATCGATGGGGTATCCATCAGCCTGCTGGCGACTTCGGACGACCCGATCCAGATCACCATCAGCGACGACCCCGCCGCGATCACTTCCGCCGCCGAGGCTTTTGTGAGCAGCTTCAACGGCCTGGTCGACTCGATTAACGAATTCGACAGCTACAACGCCGAGACCGAAGAACGCGGCCTGCTGCTGGGCGACTCGGCCCTGTCGCGTCTGCGGACCTCGATCTACAACGCCGTGATCGGTGCCAATGGCGGGCTCACCGGGCAATTCAACTCGCTGGCTCAGGTCGGCATCCGTGTCGGCTCCGGTGCCCGGCTGCAACTTGATAACGAACGCTTCCAGGCGGCCCTGGCTTCTGACCCGGACGGTGTCCGCGACTTGTTCACCTTCCAGCAATTCGAAGTCGATCCCGTGACGGGTGAAGACACCGATGTCGTGGTGGCTCAAGGGGTGGGCGTCGAAATCGATCAGCTGCTCGAACGCCTCACCGACAGCACCGACGGCATCCTCGAGCGGCAGGTCCAGATCCTGCAGGACCAGATCGAACTCAACAACCGCCGGATCGAGCAGGTCGATCAGACGATCGCCGCTAAGCAGGAACGTTTGCAGCGTGAGTTCAACAACCTGGAATTCACGTTGGCGGGGCTGCAGGACCAGCAGGCCGCGTTGGCTGGCCTCAGCGCCCAGCAGGCCCAGGCTCAGCAGTAATGAACGGGGGCGAAACCCGCTCAGGCGGGGCCGATAACTGGGTCGGCGTTCAGTGAACTCAGGAATTTCCCCCTGCCTCGTCGATAGCTCTTGAGCATGAACAACAACGCTCCCAATCCGTATCTCCGAACGAAGATCATGACGGCCAGCCCCGAGGAGCTGCGCCTGTTGCTCTTCGACGGCTGCCTCAAGTTCTGCCGGCAGGGCGAGCACGAGCTCAAGCAAGACAAGCCCAACTTCGAAGCGATCTACGAGAACTTCATGCGGGCTCAGAAGATCGTGCTCGAACTCAGCACCAGCCTGAACCACGACGCCAACCCCGAGCTCTGCGAGAAGCTCAGCGCGTTGTACACCTACGTCTACCGCCTGCTGGTCGATGCCAACCTCGAACGCGATGTGACGAAGGTCGGCGAAGCGATCCAGCTGCTCGAATACGAGCGCGAAACCTGGCAGCTCATGATGCAAAAAACCGCCGCCGCTCAGGGCGATACCGCCGGGACCATCACCGATGCGGGGGCCCAGCAGACCGCGATCAGCAGTCTGTCGAAGTCGGCCTAAGGTCAGACGACAACACCGAAAAACGAAAAGCCCCGGCATGAACGTCGGGGCTTTTTCATTGGTTTTGTTTGAAGGGGCAGAGGGTTAAAGCCCCACCGCGGTTCTGGCCTTCTCAAGCACCTTGCTCAGGACTTCGTTGGCCTGCTCGGCACCGCTGCGGAGGACTTGCTCTACGTACCCGGGGTCCTGCATCAGTTTCTCACGCCGCTCACGAGCGTCGCCGAAGTGGTCGAGCAATAGCTCGAAGAGCGCTTGCTTGGCGTGGCCGTACCCGAAGTTGCCCGCGCGGTATTGTGCCGCGAGATCGGTGGTGCGTTGGTCCTCGGCCCCGGCGATGGCGCGGAAGATCTTGAACGTCGTGTCCGCTTCGGGGTCCTTGGGTTCTTCCATCGGCGTCGAGTCGCTGACGATCTTCATGATCGTCTTGCGCAGCTTCTTCTCGGGCAGGAACGGGTCGATGATGTTGCCGTAGGACTTACTCATCTTCTCGCCGTCGAGCCCGGGCAGGACGCCCGCGTCGGCACGCACCATGACGTCCGGCACCTTGAACACGGGGTCGTCTTCACTCGCGTAGGCGTGGTTGAAACGCTGGGCGAGGTCGCGGGTGATCTCGACGTGTTGCCGTTGGTCTTCGCCGACCGGGACGATGTCGGGGGCCACGCCGAGGATGTCGGCGGCCTGCAGGATGGGGTAGGTGAACAGTCCGACGCTGGCGG
Protein-coding regions in this window:
- a CDS encoding bactofilin family protein, whose translation is MSSSPIATALGAAAQVQGDLRLDQDAVIAGKVTGSVHSSAHIELTPDAIILGDLHAESLRSAGRVGGKVSVQNTTELLVGSVIEGALHTGHLLTAQGVVYKGQLQLHCPAEEPEAEPAAPGFALNRTRSRQQIDLADVEQSQTTQAPFQPVPGAVNAGLRPRRRMPNAS
- a CDS encoding ComEA family DNA-binding protein, producing MTTNLRSGIPRTPHRHSVGLAIVLLFGMWGGVTGWRLFHLPSAGPHVARGPGFRIDINRADTATLQLLPGVGPSLAENVIEYRETVGPFQDAADLEQVQMIGPVLRQRIEPWVTVEQSPQRRSMNP
- the fliD gene encoding flagellar filament capping protein FliD is translated as MGQITSSTGLISGLDTESIINQLIAIESRPKTQIEQRNSVLTAQQTAYQTVNAQLLSLRNAASRIVSDDVYDATQSSSSNEAVATVSSSVGAAVGNYSLTVRQLVGSQQTISRGFADNDATFIAPEGGVLTFNRGEARLDRETSLAELNGGAGIERGFVRITDRSGSTAVVDLTSVVTVNDVVDELNRATGVNILAEIDGDSLKITDASGQAANDLIIQDVGSGATATSLGLVGSSNTGELTGTAINTVGKDTYVSSLNDGNGIRSVSGVDDLNITTNGGGSFDINLSNALTLEDVIDTIETATGGDVTATFNTDGTGLTLTDNTGNGPGFAVTGLNDSKAALDLGILGSDDNSDGDIVGNRVISSINSKLLGALRGGRGLLAFGGDPFAPLDTTTNLADLFQGTGVTTVAGNDIDITLRDDADTTFGIDLDGLTTVQDFIDAVDTATSGNATVTIDGQSLVITDNTGGSGNFIVANAGNSSAVSELGLGVNAGVTSVSSRDLDPAGVSGTGAVIDITNSAGSLTSVDLSGAQSIDDILDIINAAGAGVRAELNNAGTGFKLTDTAGGLGDLTIADGTGGVLATQLGLTGVYEDGEVDAGPLGFQYVNEGSRLDNLGITRGRFTIRDSDGRTATVDLTQGNEQTIGDVITEINSRGLAIVARVNDSGDGLILEDTGSGAVGISIAEDGSTTAADLGILGEYAAGANIDGSFRQTITVDSTDTLQSLALKITNAKIGVSATVINDGSPGAPYRLSLSSDKAGTGGAFTLDDGGLGLDVNNVASAQDAVVFYGGDDPASALVVTSRSNTVDNLIDGVSISLLATSDDPIQITISDDPAAITSAAEAFVSSFNGLVDSINEFDSYNAETEERGLLLGDSALSRLRTSIYNAVIGANGGLTGQFNSLAQVGIRVGSGARLQLDNERFQAALASDPDGVRDLFTFQQFEVDPVTGEDTDVVVAQGVGVEIDQLLERLTDSTDGILERQVQILQDQIELNNRRIEQVDQTIAAKQERLQREFNNLEFTLAGLQDQQAALAGLSAQQAQAQQ
- the fliS gene encoding flagellar export chaperone FliS; the protein is MNNNAPNPYLRTKIMTASPEELRLLLFDGCLKFCRQGEHELKQDKPNFEAIYENFMRAQKIVLELSTSLNHDANPELCEKLSALYTYVYRLLVDANLERDVTKVGEAIQLLEYERETWQLMMQKTAAAQGDTAGTITDAGAQQTAISSLSKSA
- a CDS encoding endo-1,4-beta-xylanase; this encodes MLKFLVFHDGQPATDWPLRNAYLVDSEGNGVRCDFYLEDGQILCEKRESGTAAFCLQHTAGDLGELTLQTCLLPEREEPYVLAVELARHRLMTVYNKLEDWAMFELEASHPVSKRESKAREFFIEALCHQKDDPVKAHDLANESLAASLDGSEELALAHSELLLNRRKETGSLPRAPIGCGVALDQGDDRLRAGLDASFDYIQLPLPWKQLSPEENEYRWDEMDAWAAWASQQGKPVIAGPVVSFEPSCLPDWLYIWEHDYDTVRDLIYEHIERVVTRYKHVVSAWNIVSGLHVNSHFTFNFEQLMDLTRMSTMLVKKIHPQASVIVELRQPFGEYYAQNPRSIPPMMYVDLLIQSSIQFDAFGLRYPMGQAVDGQYTRDLMQISSMLDQFAGFGKQVFLTVAAPSEPVTELMIASTKSEEPVDPNSGYWRRPWSPVVQGHWLEAVLQIAMSKPYIEGVCWQDLVDHANIELPLSALVNDDQQPKVAFKRLVNFRRNLGLPTHHAEPTSPQPDSV
- the trpS gene encoding tryptophan--tRNA ligase, whose translation is MKRVLSGLQPSGQLHLGNYAGAIKQFVDLQHDHEMFVFVASYHALTTIKDPAELRANIRQVVIDYLAFGLDADLPHVNIYLQQDVPAVTELTWLLSCVCPKSQMDKATTYKDKVAKGISASVGLFTYPILQAADILGVAPDIVPVGEDQRQHVEITRDLAQRFNHAYASEDDPVFKVPDVMVRADAGVLPGLDGEKMSKSYGNIIDPFLPEKKLRKTIMKIVSDSTPMEEPKDPEADTTFKIFRAIAGAEDQRTTDLAAQYRAGNFGYGHAKQALFELLLDHFGDARERREKLMQDPGYVEQVLRSGAEQANEVLSKVLEKARTAVGL